From a single Amyelois transitella isolate CPQ chromosome 18, ilAmyTran1.1, whole genome shotgun sequence genomic region:
- the LOC106130578 gene encoding protein max — protein sequence MMSDDDRDIDIESDAENDSDSRTHARNSLGSSGYYSQAEKRAHHNALERKRRDHIKDSFTSLRESVPALQNEKVASRAQILKKAAEYIQFMRRKNNSHQQDIEDLKRQNNMLESQIRTLEKMRATGNYVDPNELGLGIKSEGSSHDTDSSDGEGTTRRVKKLKINGVSV from the exons ATGATGAGTGACGATGATCGGGATATTGATATTGAAAGTGAT GCTGAAAATGATTCTGACTCCCGAACACATGCCAGGAATAGCTTAGGATCTAGTGGATATTATTCACAG gCGGAGAAAAGAGCGCACCACAATGCattagaaagaaaaagaagagaTCACATTAAGGATAGTTTTACTTCATTAAGAGAATCGGTACCAGCTCTTCAGAATGAGAAAGTG GCAAGTCGAGCACAGATATTAAAGAAAGCAGCTGAATACATCCAGTTCATGAGGCGGAAAAACAATTCTCATCAGCAAGATATTGAAGACTTAAAGCGACAAAATAATATGCTTGAATCACAAA ttcGAACACTTGAAAAAATGAGAGCCACGGGTAATTACGTGGACCCAAACGAGCTAGGACTTGGTATCAAGTCCGAGGGCAGCTCACATGACACAGACAGTTCTGATGGTGAAGGTACCACACGACGTgtcaaaaaacttaaaataaatggaGTCAGTGTCTAG
- the LOC132902812 gene encoding uncharacterized protein LOC132902812: MVPPPREGVGAGPPHPSPDLALTHTPPAAYATPTGVIHAPAAAVSAAAVAAALTAADAAAANLNINTATTTTTATSYVTAAVTATVTTTVTAATTAAATAADTVAATAATTSSAAAATAAASAVTPATAASAALVKGNWLSPGLAQWMAVYLRLKENEVRGVAPSVADLTALDSARRGVIALPPVDIGTPRGRVITSLLKRPASPEEEGQKKKPRAINMGEEESRSSTQEPSSSGSMADLTMTEASRRPLQRAATMASERGSEAAAAAAAAEAKMKPPPAGNRRSRGGSLGTTRRAVRVPA; encoded by the exons ATGGTCCCCCCCCCCCGGGAAGGGGTAGGTGCGGGTCCCCCGCACCCCTCCCCCGACCTCGCCCTAACGCATACGCCACCAGCGGCGTATGCTACGCCGACGGGCGTTATCcacgcgcccgccgccgccgtctCCGCCGCTGCTGTCGCCGCTGCGCTTACTGCCGCTGATGCCGCCGCCGCAAATTTGAACATCAACACGGCGACGACGACGACCACAGCAACATCTTATGTAACCGCCGCCGTCACCGCCACCGTCACCACCACCGTCACCGCCGCCACCACCGCTGCCGCCACCGCGGCCGACACCGTTGCCGCCACCGCCGCCACCACTTCttccgccgccgccgccaccgccgccgccAGCGCCGTCACCCCGGCCACCGCCGCCTCCGCGGCA CTGGTGAAGGGGAACTGGCTGTCGCCGGGGTTGGCCCAGTGGATGGCCGTATACCTGCGCCTCAAAGAAAATGAGGTGCGGGGGGTCGCCCCGTCGGTTGCCGACCTGACGGCGTTGGACTCAGCGAGGCGGGGGGTGATTGCACTCCCCCCCGTCGATATAGGAACGCCAAGGGGGAGGGTAATTACCTCCCTCCTGAAGAGGCCGGCCAGCCCGGAAGAAGAGGGCCAGAAGAAGAAGCCGCGCGCCATCAACATGGGGGAGGAGGAGTCCCGCTCCTCCACGCAGGAGCCGTCGTCGTCGGGGTCTATGGCGGACCTGACGATGACGGAAGCAAGCCGCCGCCCCCTGCAGCGCGCGGCCACAATGGCGTCGGAGCGCGGCTCAgaggccgccgccgccgccgccgccgccgaagCGAAAATGAAGCCTCCGCCGGCCGGAAATCGGCGATCCCGAGGTGGCAGTCTCGGGACTACGCGCCGAGCAGTTCGGGTTCCGGCCTGA
- the LOC106129202 gene encoding protein NDRG3-like: protein MPSNIQENIALLNMMSSDNLEDDLKSVQLHFPSDRRLQSDGACVEERVRTSRGDILVAVRGDRSKRAILTYHDLGLNYAANFQAFFNFVDMRAIQDKFCIYHVNAPGQEEGAPALPEDFSYPSMDGLASQIDFILGHFGIRSFIGLGVGAGANILARYAIANPQKVDALALINCTSTQAGWTEWLYQKINTRQLRSNGMTQGALDYLMWHHFGRSTEERNHDLAHVYKECFSHVNPTNLSMFIDSFLRRSDLGIAREGNTIKVPVLNVTGALSLHVDDTVTFNGRLDPTKTSWLSLSDCGMVLEEQPNKIAEAFRLFLQGEGYCR from the coding sequence atgccaTCGAATATACAAGAAAACATTGCTCTATTGAATatgatgtcttcagataattTGGAAGATGATTTAAAGAGTGTCCAGCTGCATTTTCCTTCAGACAGACGATTGCAGAGCGACGGCGCATGCGTGGAGGAGAGGGTGAGGACTTCCCGCGGGGACATCTTGGTGGCGGTCCGGGGGGACCGCAGCAAGCGCGCCATTCTTACCTACCATGACCTTGGCCTGAATTATGCCGCCAACTTCCAAGCattctttaattttgttgaCATGAGAgctatacaggacaaattttGTATCTACCACGTGAATGCTCCTGGACAAGAAGAAGGCGCGCCAGCGTTACCAGAAGATTTCAGTTATCCTAGTATGGATGGCTTAGCTTCCCaaattgatttcattttgGGCCACTTCGGGATACGTTCGTTCATAGGACTCGGCGTAGGAGCCGGTGCTAATATTCTCGCGCGGTATGCTATTGCAAATCCCCAAAAGGTTGACGCTTTGGCCTTGATCAACTGTACCTCTACGCAGGCAGGGTGGACTGAATGGctttatcaaaaaattaatacaaggCAGCTGCGATCGAATGGGATGACTCAAGGAGCATTGGACTATTTGATGTGGCATCACTTTGGGCGCAGCACTGAAGAGCGCAACCATGACTTGGCTCATGTGTACAAAGAATGTTTTTCTCACGTGAATCCAACGAATCTGTCAATGTTTATCGATTCTTTTCTGCGCCGCAGCGATTTGGGGATCGCCCGCGAAGGCAACACTATTAAAGTTCCAGTTTTGAACGTGACAGGTGCGCTGTCACTTCACGTTGATGATACTGTTACATTCAATGGTCGTTTGGACCCTACGAAGACGTCATGGTTGAGCCTCTCGGACTGTGGCATGGTGCTGGAAGAGCAGCCCAATAAGATAGCGGAGGCGTTCAGGCTGTTCTTGCAGGGCGAGGGGTACTGCAGGTAG
- the LOC132902811 gene encoding uncharacterized protein LOC132902811 — protein MLILEIKVVEEFICPKDKDAVIEKPDNTVITLQSSIGQDLQYLWTVRWKPLKAPTQRFTLMLWKTVRALQAQLNAPQAEPSVYVIENSELLSGVDYTFYVSEVGTDADPKSFHIDNTQGDQKLLIEGRNDMMSIILVGGQETYVDVEFDLEAQVTACFPTQDYYFIWSITSENGDTVGVSQTDGARLQIPRDTLKAGSTYNVNCQLIQNTDGHHITQTGVAFKVTPRGIEAYFNFDYLVVSTNQAFSMDASIVNHDNFEDIMLEWTCLHENESCAHLGNITGNTILFLEGLPELGELKWCPGPATFANHSHSHKAFAAFVISGTTSTILKGCLMPLFARYYITLMVSVVDTSISTNSTITAVDSDLPVIQIQSVKRLLNEGTMVSLTANVTNVPPTCILTWYFASKEYLYNYVLVNDTCEECQYGEALTESMTIQSLEENFLNELIDYTNETQWRSVTADLQTTVAGRARFIAQCGCSLTFNCDRKGVVYADVNFMVNTSPKTRELMITPETGTALETVFRISTPPASDPDGILRYNFYCRVGVEDSLLLASYVEHRAVETLLPYIDGGTEIWIEVCDVLGACAPTDMKIVDLASGEGRTLSTLIGDAAAHVRRCELLLLTRVVQSAVVTYENTCQLDLLSEFSTALLQSLQTIDKDKCLDRNYENFVTLMTWLQTHDVDTSSIVY, from the exons ATGCTAATCCTAGAAATTAAGGTGGTGGAAG AATTTATTTGTCCAAAAGATAAAGATGCAGTCATCGAGAAACCTGACAATACTGTGATCAC ATTACAAAGCAGCATCGGTCAGGACCTGCAATACCTGTGGACTGTAAGGTGGAAACCGCTTAAAGCGCCGACACAGCGCTTCACCTTGATGCTATGGAAAACGGTCCGAGCGCTTCAAGCGCAACTGAATGCGCCTCAAGCGGAGCCCTCGGTCTATGTCATCGAGAACAGTGAG cTACTAAGCGGTGTTGACTACACCTTCTACGTGTCTGAGGTAGGAACTGATGCTGATCCCAAATCATTTCACATCGATAACACTCAAGGGGACCAAAAACTGCTAATAGAAGGGAGAAACGATATGATGTCCATCATCTTAGTGGGTGGCCAGGAAACGTATGTGGACGTGGAGTTTGACCTGGAAGCGCAAGTTACGGCTTGTTTTCCAACTCAAGACTACTAT tTTATATGGTCAATAACAAGCGAGAACGGCGACACTGTTGGTGTTTCCCAAACAGACGGGGCGCGGCTTCAAATCCCTCGGGATACTCTGAAAGCTGGTTCCACTTACAATGTCAACTGCCAACTAATCCAGAATACTGATGGGCACCATATTACGCAG ACAGGAGTAGCATTCAAAGTGACGCCGCGAGGCATAGAAGCTTACTTTAACTTTGATTATCTCGTAGTGAGCACGAACCAAGCATTTAGTATGGATGCTTCTATTGTTAACCATGACAACTTTGAAGATATAATG TTAGAGTGGACGTGTTTACATGAAAATGAGAGCTGCGCTCATCTCGGAAATATCACTGGAAACACAATTCTATTTCTAGAAGGCTTACCGGAACTCGGCGA ATTAAAGTGGTGTCCGGGACCAGCCACCTTTGCTAACCACAGCCACAGCCACAAAGCATTTGCGGCTTTCGTCATTTCTGGAACGACGAGTACGATATTGAAAGGCTGTTTAATGCCTTTGTTTGCTCG ttattatataactttaatGGTTAGTGTGGTAGATACCTCAATATCAACAAATTCGACAATAACCGCCGTGGACTCTGATTTACCAGTTATCCAG attcagTCAGTTAAGCGCCTTTTAAATGAAGGCACTATGGTCAGTTTAACTGCTAATGTAACCAACGTACCTCCTACTTGCATCTTGACTTGGTATTTTGCTTCTAAAGAATACCTTTACAATTACGTCTTGGTCAATGATACTTGTGAAGAATGTCag TACGGAGAAGCACTAACAGAATCAATGACGATTCAGTCATTGGAGGAGAATTTTCTTAATGAGCTGATAGATTACACCAACGAAACTCAATGGCGGTCAGTCACCGCGGATCTACAGACGACGGTCGCAGGCCGCGCGCGTTTCATTGCCCAGTGTGGATGCTCCCTAACGTTCAATTGTGATAGAAAAGGTGTAGTGTACGCAGATGTCAATTTTATGGTGAATACGAGTCCTAAAACTAGGGAACTGATG ataACACCAGAGACGGGAACAGCACTGGAAACAGTGTTCAGAATAAGTACTCCTCCAGCCAGTGATCCCGATGGGATCCTTCGCTATAACTTCTACTGCAGGGTTGGAGTAGAAGACTCTTTGCTGCTGGCCTCCTATGTGGAACATCGAGCTGTCGAAACACTTCTTCCATATATAG ACGGTGGTACAGAAATATGGATAGAAGTTTGTGATGTCCTCGGAGCCTGCGCCCCCACTGACATGAAGATAGTAGACCTGGCTTCAGGCGAGGGTCGCACGCTGTCCACTTTGATTGGCGACGCTGCTGCTCATGTCAGAAGATGTGAATTGCTCCTGTTGACCAGAGTTGTTCAGTCTGCTGTTGTTACATATGAG AATACCTGTCAACTTGATCTATTGTCAGAGTTCAGCACAGCTCTGTTGCAATCTCTGCAAACTATTGACAAGGACAAATGCTTGGACAGGAACTACGAGAATTTTGTTACCTTAATGACTTGGCTTCAAACACACGACGTGGACACAAGCAGTATcgtttattaa